A window of Nitrospira sp. SG-bin1 contains these coding sequences:
- a CDS encoding transcriptional regulator, with amino-acid sequence MGGLSLHPMKEIRVIVAGEHRAFVTELLDRIQATGYTIIGNISGKGHHGVREAHFMFSEQESLEIIMTVVPEEKVDPILAGLRPLFERHSGFMLVADVAVSRQEYFGKKGGKP; translated from the coding sequence ATGGGTGGTTTAAGCTTGCATCCGATGAAAGAAATTCGCGTGATTGTCGCGGGCGAGCATCGTGCGTTCGTAACGGAACTGCTGGACCGTATCCAGGCCACCGGTTACACGATCATCGGTAATATATCAGGCAAAGGGCACCATGGAGTTCGCGAGGCGCACTTCATGTTCAGCGAACAGGAAAGCCTTGAAATTATCATGACCGTCGTGCCGGAGGAAAAAGTCGATCCCATTCTCGCGGGCCTCCGCCCCCTCTTCGAGCGGCATTCCGGTTTCATGCTCGTCGCCGACGTGGCCGTGAGCCGACAGGAATATTTTGGAAAGAAAGGCGGCAAACCCTGA
- a CDS encoding DUF4440 domain-containing protein has translation MPTEQAPPEEPVHAVAQHSEVCVAASEREIEVLLERWKESLLSGNAHRVMTHYAAKSVLLPLSSTKPRLTLDEKEAYFRHFLKDKPLVDVHSRTIELDCNTAIDEGLYTFTFQKTGTIVRARYSIVYKWDGLQWLITSDHSSIYPP, from the coding sequence TTGCCGACCGAGCAAGCTCCTCCAGAAGAGCCTGTCCACGCTGTCGCCCAGCATTCCGAAGTGTGTGTTGCAGCCAGTGAAAGAGAAATTGAAGTCTTACTGGAGCGATGGAAGGAATCTCTCCTAAGCGGCAACGCCCACAGAGTCATGACTCATTATGCTGCGAAGTCCGTTTTACTACCGCTTTCGTCGACCAAGCCCCGACTCACTCTCGATGAGAAGGAAGCCTACTTCCGCCATTTTCTCAAGGATAAACCCCTGGTCGACGTTCACTCCCGGACGATTGAACTGGACTGCAACACGGCGATCGACGAAGGCCTCTATACGTTTACCTTCCAGAAGACTGGGACCATCGTCAGGGCCCGGTACAGCATCGTCTACAAATGGGACGGCTTGCAGTGGTTGATTACGAGCGACCATTCATCGATCTATCCGCCATAA
- a CDS encoding DUF4440 domain-containing protein, whose amino-acid sequence MHQAVAQHAEECVEASEEQIAALFDRWNGALQTGDVHKVAANYAPTSLLLPTVSSRPRFTSVDKEDYFHHFLENRPVGRIDSREIEIDCNTAIDTGLYTFTFQKTGASVKARYTFTYKWDGKQWLITSHHSSAVPPKE is encoded by the coding sequence ATTCACCAGGCAGTGGCCCAACATGCTGAAGAATGTGTGGAGGCCAGTGAAGAACAAATTGCGGCCTTATTTGACCGCTGGAATGGGGCACTCCAAACCGGCGACGTTCACAAAGTTGCCGCCAATTACGCTCCAACCTCTCTTTTGTTGCCGACCGTCTCGAGCAGACCCCGATTCACCTCTGTAGATAAAGAAGATTACTTCCATCATTTTCTCGAGAACCGGCCAGTGGGACGAATCGATTCCCGCGAGATTGAGATCGACTGCAATACGGCGATCGACACCGGGCTCTACACCTTCACCTTTCAGAAAACCGGGGCCAGCGTGAAAGCCCGCTATACCTTCACCTACAAGTGGGACGGCAAACAATGGCTGATCACCAGCCACCATTCATCAGCTGTTCCTCCAAAGGAGTAA
- a CDS encoding sulfate transporter, with protein sequence MDGMTITTQTSVSTADDSRYTGQLPKAVTLESAAFQAQYVGRDIAAGLITGVMAIPLSVGIAMMSDYPIKVGLATVAFACLIGWINAWFRPGNFIGCPGIAAGLAPVLAMGVASFGMENMAFVIFLTAVMQAIIWKFNWQRYILLAVPAYLVEGLLAGIGLKIALKFLDFTYELPAELIATDTFFNDARIHMIFISLAGLGIFVYLFTKFRYIQPAVPYFVIIAAGVLLAQFIHMPMLHVEDVPLSLALPIPHLDSPLTWFYVFGFAAMLALIDVIEQVMSNAAIQKIDPLKRECNSNNSLLAIWIANIGASFFGGMTNLDGLAKSTTNRLAGAYTKFSVLIIGCVVTFFVINPQYLELLPKFAVAIVMMFTGWKMIAGLMHVTHHGPYAMVLAILTGALVYKVGIFEGLLIAMAVHGTVHYLVDTQVNRMPAKEVVNNYLANLRKVSATS encoded by the coding sequence ATGGATGGCATGACAATCACCACGCAAACGTCGGTTTCAACGGCCGATGATTCAAGATACACTGGACAGCTTCCCAAGGCAGTAACCCTCGAGTCGGCTGCGTTCCAAGCGCAATATGTCGGTCGTGATATCGCCGCAGGTCTCATCACGGGAGTGATGGCCATCCCACTGTCGGTTGGGATCGCCATGATGTCGGATTATCCCATCAAAGTGGGACTCGCAACCGTTGCATTTGCCTGTTTGATCGGATGGATCAACGCATGGTTTCGGCCGGGCAACTTTATCGGCTGTCCCGGCATTGCCGCAGGGCTGGCTCCCGTTCTGGCCATGGGAGTCGCCAGCTTCGGCATGGAAAACATGGCGTTCGTCATTTTTCTCACGGCCGTCATGCAGGCGATCATCTGGAAATTCAATTGGCAGAGATATATTTTGCTGGCTGTCCCGGCGTACCTCGTTGAAGGACTACTCGCCGGGATTGGATTAAAGATAGCGTTGAAGTTCTTGGACTTCACCTACGAACTTCCAGCCGAATTGATAGCCACAGATACGTTCTTTAACGATGCACGAATCCACATGATTTTCATTTCCTTGGCTGGACTGGGAATTTTTGTCTATCTGTTCACAAAATTTCGGTACATCCAGCCTGCCGTGCCGTATTTCGTCATCATTGCGGCGGGAGTCCTTCTGGCGCAATTTATTCACATGCCGATGTTGCATGTCGAAGATGTTCCCCTCTCGTTGGCACTCCCGATTCCTCATCTCGACAGTCCGTTGACCTGGTTCTATGTCTTCGGGTTTGCAGCCATGCTGGCCCTCATTGACGTCATCGAACAGGTCATGAGCAACGCCGCCATCCAAAAAATCGATCCGCTCAAGCGTGAGTGCAACAGCAATAACAGTTTATTGGCGATTTGGATCGCCAATATCGGGGCAAGCTTTTTTGGTGGCATGACGAATTTGGATGGATTGGCCAAGAGCACCACGAACCGACTGGCGGGGGCTTATACAAAGTTTTCTGTGCTGATCATCGGATGCGTGGTCACTTTCTTTGTCATCAATCCTCAATATTTGGAGCTACTGCCCAAGTTCGCCGTGGCCATCGTCATGATGTTTACCGGATGGAAAATGATCGCCGGCCTCATGCATGTGACCCATCATGGTCCTTATGCCATGGTTTTGGCCATTCTGACCGGCGCTCTGGTATACAAAGTAGGAATCTTCGAAGGCCTTCTCATTGCCATGGCCGTACACGGGACAGTGCATTATCTCGTCGACACTCAAGTCAATCGGATGCCCGCAAAAGAAGTCGTCAACAACTATCTTGCAAATTTGAGGAAGGTCAGCGCGACATCCTGA
- a CDS encoding class I peptide chain release factor encodes MLYISSSLSIPDQEIDIHAIRSQGAGGQNVNKVSTAVHLRFDIRSSSLPQFYKEALLQLHDHRISADGVITIKAQQYRTQERNREDALNRLQTLIQHAVIPRKKRKATSPTRGSQDRRIERKKRQGRLKALRRTLE; translated from the coding sequence ATGCTGTACATCTCATCGTCTCTATCGATCCCGGATCAAGAGATCGACATTCACGCCATACGATCGCAAGGTGCAGGGGGGCAGAACGTCAACAAGGTCTCAACAGCCGTCCATCTGCGATTTGATATCCGTTCGTCATCGTTGCCGCAATTCTATAAAGAGGCTCTGTTGCAACTGCATGATCATCGTATTTCCGCTGACGGCGTGATCACGATCAAAGCTCAGCAGTATCGGACCCAGGAGCGTAACCGCGAAGATGCGCTGAATCGTTTACAGACGCTCATTCAACATGCGGTGATTCCGCGCAAGAAACGAAAGGCCACCTCACCGACACGCGGTTCCCAGGACCGACGGATTGAACGGAAGAAGAGACAGGGGCGCTTGAAGGCGCTGAGACGAACGCTGGAGTGA
- a CDS encoding enoyl-ACP reductase (Catalyzes a key regulatory step in fatty acid biosynthesis): protein MLLKEKKGLIIGVANKHSIAWAIAQSTADQGAQLLFNYQNERLKQNVEDLAATLPGAKAFPCDVSNDAEITSLMQQVQKEVGQIDFLVHSLAFAPREELSGQFVNTTRQGFAMALDISAYSLVAVSRAALPLMAAGGSIVTLTYLGSERVVPHYNVMGVAKAALEATVRYLAYDLGPLNIRVNAISAGPIKTLAARGVSGITKMVDHHKEVSPLRRATEQGEVGDTALFLVSPLGRGITGEVIYVDGGFNILGMVASGEQGTA from the coding sequence ATGTTGCTAAAGGAAAAAAAGGGACTCATTATCGGCGTGGCGAATAAACACAGCATTGCCTGGGCCATCGCGCAATCGACGGCCGATCAAGGCGCGCAGCTCCTCTTCAATTATCAGAACGAACGGCTCAAGCAAAACGTGGAGGACCTTGCCGCCACTTTACCCGGCGCAAAAGCGTTTCCCTGCGATGTCAGCAATGACGCCGAAATTACTTCGCTCATGCAGCAGGTTCAGAAGGAAGTCGGTCAAATCGATTTTCTCGTCCACTCCCTGGCGTTCGCGCCACGGGAGGAGCTGAGCGGACAATTCGTGAATACGACGCGACAGGGATTTGCGATGGCGCTCGACATCAGCGCCTATTCGCTCGTCGCAGTCTCTCGCGCCGCATTGCCCTTGATGGCCGCGGGAGGCTCCATTGTTACCCTCACCTATCTCGGCAGCGAGCGGGTCGTGCCTCACTACAACGTAATGGGCGTCGCCAAAGCCGCGCTGGAGGCCACGGTGCGCTATTTAGCGTATGACCTTGGCCCCCTGAACATCCGTGTAAATGCCATCTCCGCCGGCCCCATCAAGACGCTGGCCGCACGCGGGGTCTCGGGCATTACCAAAATGGTCGATCATCATAAGGAAGTGTCTCCGCTTCGGCGTGCCACCGAACAGGGGGAGGTCGGCGATACAGCCCTGTTCTTGGTCAGCCCATTGGGACGAGGCATTACTGGCGAAGTGATCTACGTGGACGGTGGATTCAATATTTTGGGCATGGTGGCATCCGGCGAGCAGGGAACCGCTTAA